One genomic segment of Tiliqua scincoides isolate rTilSci1 chromosome 6, rTilSci1.hap2, whole genome shotgun sequence includes these proteins:
- the SFRP2 gene encoding secreted frizzled-related protein 2, whose translation MRLPNLLGHETLQEVLEQAGAWIPLVQKQCHPDTRKFLCSLFAPVCIDDLDETIQPCHSLCQQVKDSCAPVMSAFGFPWPDMLDCARFPQDNDLCIPPASGDHVLPTPREAPKVCDACKSKNEDDNEIVESLCKNDFALKIKVKEIAYINGDTKITPETKSKTIYKLNGVTERDLKKTVLWLKGGLQCTCDEMNDINAPYLVMGQRLAGELVITSVKRWQKGQRAFKRFSRSIRKLQC comes from the exons ATGCGGCTGCCCAACCTGCTGGGCCACGAGACgctgcaggaggtgctggagCAGGCGGGCGCCTGGATCCCGCTGGTGCAGAAGCAGTGCCACCCGGACACGCGCAAGTTCCTCTGCTCGCTCTTCGCGCCCGTCTGCATCGACGACCTGGACGAGACCATCCAGCCCTGCCACTCGCTCTGCCAGCAGGTCAAGGACAGCTGCGCGCCGGTCATGTCCGCCTTCGGCTTCCCCTGGCCCGACATGCTCGACTGCGCCCGCTTCCCGCAGGACAACGACCTCTGCATCCCCCCGGCCAGCGGCGACCACGTCCTGCCCACGCCCAGAGAGG CaccaaaggtctgtgatgccTGCAAAAGCAAGAATGAGGACGACAATGAAATTGTAGAAAGCCTGTGCAAAAATGACTTCG CTCTGAAGATAAAAGTGAAGGAGATCGCCTACATCAATGGGGACACCAAGATCACGCCGGAAACAAAGAGCAAAACCATCTACAAGCTGAATGGGGTGACCGAGAGGGATCTGAAGAAAACTGTGCTGTGGCTCAAAGGTGGCCTGCAGTGTACCTGTGATGAGATGAATGATATTAATGCCCCCTATTTAGTGATGGGACAGAGGTTGGCTGGGGAGCTGGTGATCACCTCTGTCAAGCGGTGGCAGAAGGGTCAGCGGGCGTTCAAGAGGTTCTCGCGCAGCATCCGCAAGCTGCAGTGCTAG